The Arachis duranensis cultivar V14167 chromosome 9, aradu.V14167.gnm2.J7QH, whole genome shotgun sequence genomic sequence GAACCTTGTCGAGGCTCAAAGAGTGTCGGATGATTTGAGAGCTAAAATTGAACTTTCCTGTGTTAATTCAAACTTGGCCTTGGCATTGTTGAAGAACACTGCTGCACTTGTGTGTCAAAGCAAGGATGGTTTGATAGAGGAAGTAGTATCTGATGGGAAGAAGATAGAGGAAGATGTTCAACCATTCGTCGAAGAGCTTGACGCAATAAGGAAGGCATTTAAGAACAAGGATGAGATGGTAGATGACATGAAACAACAGCTGGAATCGCTGCATAAGTCTGTGTCCGAGGCACATAAGAATAGGAACTTGTGGACTGTGATATCCTCTGCAACTACAATTTTCGCTGCGGTGTTTGCCGCGTATGCTGCTAGAGGACGCTGATCGGTTGCACCTCTTTCCTCTTCTTAGATGAGCCATTTTGGTAACAGGATCAAGGCTTACCCTCTATACTACGACATAAGAACTAGCTAATCTGTAGTGAATAAGATCTGGCTAATCTGTAGTGAGTTAAAGAACATGTTGGAATATATGCCTGATATTCATAATGAAATGAGCAATGTGCTATTTTGGTGTTAATAACAGTTTGTTATTTTATTCTGCATGTTCCAAGAATCAATGCTGAGACAACTTTGTTCCggaaattttcttttaaagagGAAGAGATTTTGTCCTCCACAAATGATCTTTCATATGAGAAAAATGCAATTATCAGGTatttattaaattgaaaaataaaaaattaaatgggagaaaaggaaaagatgTTGTTGACCGACTCTTTCAATTATTTCTTGACTTTTTGTAGTTGATAATATCATGCTAGGAGTTGGCATTATTTTtggtgaaaaaaaaatcataagttGTGGGTACAAAAAGCATGACTAGAACTTGTGTATTGGATTTTGGCCTTGCTTTAATTTGTTTGCGGAGAAAATACTAAGGTAAATCAATCCGTAAGATTTATTGGTGCATGCAGCATGCTTATTTGTGAGTTATGACAAATGATTGACCAATTGGACAGTTAAGTTGCATAGGCAACAATGAGCGCATAAACTgtttaaataatgaaatatcCTTGCCCGTCTCCATTATGTTTTTAAATATGAAGTTAACTAAAAAGGAACAAAAATAATGGGTCACGCCAAATACAACGTTAATACCATTCTGCAATTTCTCTACATGATATCATGATTTAAGATGTTGAGCTTActgtcaaaaaataaaaaatgttgagCTTGATGAGTAAAAACTAGAAAGCATGATTCTACAAGAGCGTAAAAGACCACGTCATATTTCTCCAACCACATGAATGTCAAACCACAACAAAACATCAGACGAAGTTATGCCTAACAAATAGATGTACATAAGACAGCATCTTCAATAACTAATCAAAATACATAACACTAGCAAATGGGGAAACACGTGcccctcttttttctttttctttttcttttttttttcaatgtttcTTGGGATGTTTTACCCTCTCAATAGCAGTAGCACTACCTCATCTTTCTTAGTCAAGACCACTATTTGTATACGTATGTTGCTGTCCCCTTGTTGAATGTCAGAAGATTGAGAATCTCTAAACAGCACCACTATCATTATACTATTAACTTTTAACATTCCATTCTCCCTCTTAACATCATAATCAAAATCACGACCTCCCAAGGAGATCAGGAGGAACGGCAGCAGGATCAAATTCAAAAGAACCTCTAGGAACACCTTCCCTTTCACTACCAGTCATCTTGCATGAAGGAATTTGATGCGAGAACCGATATAACTCATTAGGTGGAATGGAAAATGTGTTCTTTCCATTCTCATTTTTCTGAAAGACGCTGATAAATCCTTGAACTTTACTGAGAAAAGCAACTTCAGTGCCAACATTTTCAGTGAAATCTGATAGGATTTCCACAAAAtcgaatttataatttgaatgaTCTTCTGGATTTGAACTCCATTTGATATCCCAATCCATGAAAATTGCCCAGGTTTCTCCCTTCTTGGGATATATCAGATAAGAACCTCTGGCACTTCCTTTCAAACAGCCTATTTGGTGAGAAAACATACAAGCATCTGTAGTATTCTGAGAACCACAAAGTCTGAACTTACCACAAGCAACAGGCAAATCTGCATTATGCCAATCAATCTCACTTTCATTACCTGGGTCAGGTTCTAACCAAGTAATCACAAGCTTGAAAGGGGAGAACACTTTCTTTATGAGAGCATAAAATCTTGGCATAGCATCAGCAGGATCATAAATAGCCCAGAATTGATTAACAGCAAAACATTCCTCGGCCTTGTGCTTCTCAAAATTATTGAATTCTGCATCAGGACAAATAATGTACTCCACATCAGACGGGCCATTTGAATTAAATGGAGAGCAGTGGTCCTCTTTTGAGGTTCTAAGACCAGGATCTGCATTGGACATCTCCTTTTGAATATGAGAGTGCCCAATTTTGCTTTTGTTCTGTGAAAATGCTTCTTCAGGTGGATCACAAACTTCACTTCTCACCTTTCCATTCTGATCGGTTACCCCAGCAGCAGAACTAGCAGGATTACTGTTATTGGACAACCCTCCACCTGCAGGCTCTTCCTTTTTGACAAATCCATTGGTGTCAAAAGATTCATTGTGCTGTTGTTTTTTGGAAGGGCTCtccaaatcatcatcatcatcatcggttTCAACATATGAAACATGCACCCTTTGCCTAGAAGATCTCCTAGCATTAAGTGTAGAAGGATCAACACCATTCTCCTGAACGTTTGCATCTGCTTTGCCTTTGCCATTGCAATAGTTGAAATTTTCTCTTCGATCTGGTGCTGACTGTCTCACTCTCTTACTTCCAACATTTGTTGGGTGCTGTGATTCAGTTGTTTTGGTCCCTTTAGATGCAGAAACATTGCGCTTTGGTTGCCCTCTAGCCGCAGAGCCATCATTACTCTTTCTACCTTTATGATGCCCACCAACTCCATTAGCAGCACATTTCTTCATAGACACTGGCACGGAGTTCTCTGCATTTCCTCCACCATTACTTTTTGAAGCAGGTTTTGGGGCACCCTTCTTTCGAGCTTCCTTATGGATAGTAAATGCTGCCCCCGTATACCCTGGTGAGACATTCTGGTTCCCCAAAGCATGAAAGGTATTGAAACATTTATAACAATGTAAGGTTGTGTTCAAAATGTTTTTGTAGTATGGGCACTTAGTACTACAATGTGGGCAAGATGCCCAAAATAACTGTGGTTCGGGCTGATGATGGCCATTACCAAAGGTGGGGTTTGGAAAATAACTGTTCTGATAATTTGTTGCATTTTGAACATTTCTTGCAGTGAATGCAGGTTTCACAGAGACCTGATATTTCATGTCATACACAGAACGTTTTGCTTGGTCACCCAACACTCTGTTGGCTTCACCAATCAACTTGAAAGCAGCTTCTGCACCAGGAAATTTGTTCTTATCAGGATGAAGGAGTAGTGCAAGCTTCCGATACTGCTTCTTTATGGTTGCTTCATCGGCCAATTGTTCTGTCTGAAGAATAGCATACCAGTCCATGTCAGTTCCACCAGTAAGTTTGTTCTGTGCTGCATTGTGAACCTCGCAAATTGTAAGGATCTGAGCAATGTTTTCAACATCAGTATACATTTTCTTTGCCTTCAGAGCAAACTTGAGCGCCCCTTGAAAGTCACCCTGTTGCATTTTACTTTCAGCAACTTCCTTAGCCCTCAATGCCTCATCCCTGTTACACTCCATGGCTGCAAATTGGTATCAGTGTCCAATCAGCCTAGCACTCTCAATCTCACAGTAAAATGTAGAAATTCCGACTTCTTGTAATTGCTGCTTACATTCCACAAGCAGCACAATATTTTAACCTGATTAACACAAGCAAAACAAGATAAAATTATGCCAAACCACCAATACAAAGCATTAGCATGATTCATGCATGCAAACACACACAAGAATACTATACATTCTGAAACAAGCAATTAGGTAAAGGCAAACAAGtgaaagatatatttttatatataatttcttttaatcaaAAGCAGTCAAAACAACAAGATATGTTGATATAATCTATAATCTATCATAATTCATTTTAAAACCCAAATTAGGCTAATCCCAATGCACAAtcgagttaaacacccaaatgaATTTAGAGTGCATGACAAGTTGACAAcagttcaaatttcaaattcgGTTATTACGATTCTAATGATAACAAAATGCCCAGGTTTCAAGAATAAGAGAAAGAAGACAAACCCTAAATTCTAGGAACATGATAGTATAACATAACATCTACCATTGTATCCATAATCTATTGAATAACTAGCAAACTCAAATTGCATCTCATTTTGAACTGAAACGTTTTTTTCAAGGGAAAAAGCTAGGGCATACATTTTCATAAACAATGAAGCCTGGGATTTTGGTCTGAACCCTAGTACCTATTTCAAAGTGCAAGTAAACAAACCAGAAATTACTTACATTACACAGGGGAAAAAAGTAAAAGACAGAAGTTCCATATACACAGATACAAGTTACGCATTCAGTATTAAACATTAGACTGAAAAAAGACGGAGAAGAGTGAGAAATGAAAAAGCTTCTGAATACATgttagaaatagaaaaaagcAGGCGCGTATGAAATGAAAGCTTGAGTTAACAGAGAAGGAGCATAGAAACATAACCAAAAAGCAAAGCAAAGAAAACCCTAACGCTTTGTGATCAACCTATAGCGACACGAGTAGAAGAGAATGGAACAAACCTAACAGTAGCTTCACTGCATAACagggtgtgagagagagagagagagagagagagagagagagagagagagacctgNNNNNNNNNNNNNNNNNNNNNNNACGAACGAGTAGTGTAAGAAGAGTGGTCACTGTGTGTGTGTGAGTGGGAAAAAGAGAGGGCGGTATTAAAGCGGGAAATGAAAAACAGATGCAAAATTTTGGGAGGCAAAATTTTAAAACGGAAGAGGGAAGACGACTAGACGGCGGTAAGAAGCAAGGCCAGAAAAGCTCCAATCATGCTAGGTACCAATTAGGGTATCCGTCAGTAATAGTTGCGCTGCAATTTTTCGAAGCTGCgcaactaataaaaatatctaaaatcaaataaaaacaaacatttaaaataaaaaatatttaaaattaaataaaaataaatatttaaaatttaacaaaaaaatatttaaaattNNNNNNNNNNNNNNNNNNNNNNNNNNNNNNNNNNNNNNNNNNNNNNNNNNNNNNNNNNNNNNNNNNNNNNNNNNNNNNNNNNNNNNNNNNNNNNNNNNNNNNNNNNNNNNNNNNNNNNNNNNNNNNNNNNNNNNNNNNNNNNNNNNNNNNNNNNNNNNNNNNNNNNNNNNNNNNNNNNNNNNNNNNNNNNNNNNNNNNNNNNNNNNNNNNNNNNNNNNNNNNNNNNNNNNNNNNNNNNNNNNNNNNNNNNNNNNNNNNNNNNNNNNNNNNNNNNNNNNNNNNNNNNNNNNNNNNNNNNNNNNNNNNNNNNNNNNNNNNNNNNNNNNNNNNNNNNNNNNNNNNNNNNNNNNNNNNNNNNNNNNNNNNNNNNNNNNNNNNNNNNNNNNNNNNNNNNNNNNNNNNNNNNNNNNNNNNNNNNNNNNNNNNNNNNNNNNNNNNNNNNNNNNNNNNNNNNNNNNNNNNNNNNNNNNNNNNNNNNNNNNNNNNNNNNNNNNNNNNNNNNNNNNNNNNNNNNNNNNNNNNNNNNNNNNNNNNNNNNNNNNNNNNNNNNNNNNNNNNNNNNNNNNNNNNNNNNNNNNNNNNNNNNNNNNNNNNNNNNNNNNNNNNNNNNNNNNNNNNNNNNNNNNNNNNNNNNNNNNNNNNNNNNNNNNNNNNNNNNNNNNNNNNNNNNNTAGCATCAGGGAATGATACAAAATGCTGCaacttctatattttttaagtgccacatattttttaaaattttaaaatcaaaatttattaaaaaattctcTGTTATATTAATAAGCTCCCTGCATATaaagtttgttttttttttgtattttacttaaaaaaaaaaggttagttCTTGATGCCGAACGAAggattatgttttgaatttgccGAAATGCTTCATTGGGAGTAAAGGCAAGTGTAGTCATGTGGGTCCAACAAAGATAAAGAGATTTAACGGAGTTAGTTGTTGGAGTTTGtgtcattatcatcatcaaatgGGACAATCGAATGACTAATGGGACATAAAAGTACGTGACATTAACATGACTGAaatgatttaatatttatttaactagtattctaattaaaaaaattgtttaagagccggtaaaatttattatttattattattattttaagagaaaaaaataaataaatttttaattataaatatttaagttttcaaaaatttaaaaatatatttaaatttttaatatttttaaaatcgaGACAAATCGATCATTTTGTTCACTTGAGTCTgtcgaaaaaattaaatgtgACTTTTGTTGTTCTGATTTGGCTAATTTGGCCGATATACGGACGCACACGTGGAAGAGTTTTTAAAATAGAACAAATTAGATCTAAAGATCGATATGtccagattttgaaaatttcagaaacttaaatatattttcaaattctcaaaGATTTAAATGTCCATAAGTCAAAAGATTAAGGatctatttatctttttttcttcttttaattattaagttaacttttttagtttaataatgtaataatatatttttagttcacatttttaaacattaataattaattattagtcaaaactcataaattttaataaccttctaatattttttctattaatttaaaatactatttaaGTTTCatcttattaaataattaaatatatttttataactgTTTTTAGAAATCCGACAAGAAACTaacattaaaatattattttcatccTAATGTTATATATTGGAGCCAAATTCTAATTGGTCTCTAGCGTTCTAAATATCATACTTttgttctaaaaatttttaaataaatttaatattattttattgccaaatttgatataaataattaatagaataaCTCACGTAAACGTTAACAattgttaaattatattttcttttatgtatgaaaaaaatataaacaaaaccTTCTTATAACACTTTTTTATATCAATTTCTTTCttgttaaaaaatctaaaatcttatcaataaattatcaacgcttcaaaataaaaaaaaaacttttatattaACAATTGATAGTAGATTGATTTTACTTTATGTATCAAAATCAAATGTTATTGGCTATTTAATATGTTAATTGTTTTTGTCCAATTTAATTGTGAGACAACGTTGAgcatacttaaaattttttgagaataaaataaatattagatagtaaattaggacttggtccattGTCCAAACGTTGAAGATCAAAATTatactttacttttttatttatctactaatataatgttaaatatattattttaaatatattaattatttaattaagtttttaaaattaataaatataatttataaatataatttaaattttttggtgaGATAAATTTGAGGCCTATAAATAAACGGGACTACTACACAACCATGTAACCATATAATCAAGTTGGCCCAAGTCCAAATAGAGTCATGCGCATTAATGACGAGTGAAAATACGCGCTCGAAAACCCTTCATTACTTCGCGCTCATTATGAAAAAACGTTACTTATTCCTCAACATAAAACCGCTCATTCTCTTCGACTCTctctcaaaatcactcaaacttcAGTCACGTTCTCTGCGAAAATCACTATTGGAGAAGAATCCCGAGAAGATTTAGCAAGGAACAACAAAAAATGAA encodes the following:
- the LOC107465483 gene encoding uncharacterized protein LOC107465483, with translation MECNRDEALRAKEVAESKMQQGDFQGALKFALKAKKMYTDVENIAQILTICEVHNAAQNKLTGGTDMDWYAILQTEQLADEATIKKQYRKLALLLHPDKNKFPGAEAAFKLIGEANRVLGDQAKRSVYDMKYQVSVKPAFTARNVQNATNYQNSYFPNPTFGNGHHQPEPQLFWASCPHCSTKCPYYKNILNTTLHCYKCFNTFHALGNQNVSPGYTGAAFTIHKEARKKGAPKPASKSNGGGNAENSVPVSMKKCAANGVGGHHKGRKSNDGSAARGQPKRNVSASKGTKTTESQHPTNVGSKRVRQSAPDRRENFNYCNGKGKADANVQENGVDPSTLNARRSSRQRVHVSYVETDDDDDDLESPSKKQQHNESFDTNGFVKKEEPAGGGLSNNSNPASSAAGVTDQNGKVRSEVCDPPEEAFSQNKSKIGHSHIQKEMSNADPGLRTSKEDHCSPFNSNGPSDVEYIICPDAEFNNFEKHKAEECFAVNQFWAIYDPADAMPRFYALIKKVFSPFKLVITWLEPDPGNESEIDWHNADLPVACGKFRLCGSQNTTDACMFSHQIGCLKGSARGSYLIYPKKGETWAIFMDWDIKWSSNPEDHSNYKFDFVEILSDFTENVGTEVAFLSKVQGFISVFQKNENGKNTFSIPPNELYRFSHQIPSCKMTGSEREGVPRGSFEFDPAAVPPDLLGRS